One window of Populus nigra chromosome 5, ddPopNigr1.1, whole genome shotgun sequence genomic DNA carries:
- the LOC133694429 gene encoding uncharacterized protein LOC133694429, producing MAREFIVHDGSVHSEAGFLLDSSEAFLLLCMIVVSLSIISMVIFACGDSGSGGGGGRRRQGGFSGAGAGAGGGSGCGGGGGGARAQRRYKKKTNAQRHSRREASAQRRCKKKASAQRHSKTKASAQRRCKKKASAQRHSRREARAQKRFKKEVKAQRRSKRKTRAQRRLKRSEGLKAFKEENECSKVLKEESECSNALEEGSEGSKALQEESECSKALEEENKCSKALEEKSEAHSKG from the exons ATGGCGAGAGAGTTCATAGTTCATGATGGTAGTGTCCATTCAGAAGCAGGCTTCCTGCTTGATTCCTCCGAGGCTTTTCTGTTGTTATGCATGATAGTTGTTTCCTTGTCAATTATTTCCATGGTCATATTCGCTTGTGGTGATAGTGGTTCAGGCGGAGGTGGAGGCCGCCGCAGACAGGGGGGCTTTTCTGGAGCTGGAGCTGGAGCTGGTGGAGGTAGTGgttgtggtggtggaggtggaggag cgagggctcaaaggcgctacAAGAAGAAAACGAatgctcaaaggcactcgagGAGGGaagcgagtgctcaaaggcGCTGCAAGAAGaaagcgagtgctcaaaggcactcgaagacgaaagcgagtgctcaaaggcGCTGCAAGAAGaaagcgagtgctcaaaggcactcgaggagggaagcgagggctcaaaagcGCTTCAAGAAGGAAGTGAAGGCTCAAAGGCGCTCGAAGAGGAAAacaagggctcaaaggcgcttgAAGAGAAGTGAGGGCTTAAAGGCATTCAAAGAGGAAAACGAGTGCTCAAAGGTGCTCAAAGAGGAAAGCGAGTGCTCAAATGCACTCGAGgagggaagcgagggctcaaaggcgctccAAGAAGaaagcgagtgctcaaaggcactcgaagaggaAAACAAGTGCTCAAAGGCGCTCGAAGAGAAAAGTgaggcgcactcgaaaggatAA